Part of the Ochrobactrum sp. Marseille-Q0166 genome is shown below.
TGGAGATCCAACGATATGGAGCCTGAAAAATTTCCTGCATTGTACCGTTCCGCAGATGGATCGTCCGCAGACGCTCAGAGCACCTATCTCTGGCTTATCCGGTTACAATATTTTTTTCTCACCGTCGCTGCCACGATATCCATGTGGTTCGGAAATTCGCCTGACCTATACATCCTGTATGCATTAGTTTTGGCGGCATCGACAGGGCTGCTGCTCTATATGGCGGTCCAAAAGCCCGAAAAAGAATGGTATGGTTGCCGTGCGCTGGCGGAGTCGATCAAGACATCGACCTGGCGCTACATGATGCGTGCAGAACCCTTCGAGGATGCCCCTAAACTCTCAGCGGTGGCCGAAAAATTTTCGGATTTTCTGAAGGCGATCCTAGACGCCAACAGCCACGTGCGCGACTCGATTAGCCGCAGGCCCGTAACCGGCGATCAGATTACCACCGAAATGGACACCGTGCGTGCTCTCCCCCTGGCAGACCGTGTTCAAAAGTATCTTACAGATCGGATCACGGACCAACGTGAATGGTATGTTGCTAAAGTTAGGTGGAACAGGGGACGTTTTCGTCTTTGGATCGCCATCTCCGTGATTGTGCAGGGTATCGCAATAGCGTTAGCTCTCGTTCGGATTCGCCATGATCCAGCGTGGATGATATGGCCAACCGAACCATTACTTGTCATGGCCTCTTCCGCGATAGGTTGGATTCAACTGAAGAAGTTCAACGAGCTTGCTTCGGCCTATAGCCTTACAGCTCACGAAATTGGCATCCTGCAAACCCGACTTGTAACGATCGACTCTGAAGAGAAATTTTCAGCCTTCGTGAATGAGGCCGAACGCGCGTTTTCACGCGAACATACCCAGTGGGTAGCGCGGCAGATCGAGAACGTGCCTTGATTCAATCTTGTAATCAAAGCTTAAGTCACCTGATAAAGAAAAACGGCGCGAGCTGGCTACTTAATGCGATGATGCTACTAACTGTCACCATTTTCGGGTCGGAGGTAAGTAGCTAACTCGGATGGCGTCCGCTCTACTAATCGCAGGAATCGGGTGTTGCGAGCCCCCGCAACCAATTCCCCAGAACATAAAACAGATATTATCCCAGCCGCGAAGACTTCATCTTCAATGGCGATCGTAGCGCGTCGTCCTGCCCAACATAATCTGAAGGGTAAGGAGGATAAGTAAGCGAGTGAGTATCGATTACCCGACCAACGGGGCAATGCCTGACCCCGCAACCAACAATACTAACAAACCCGTAGCACTAGCCGCGGGTTTTGTTGTTTTTATAGCCCTTCCAATGGTTTGACGCTCCACCCAGTTGAGGATCGTGCCCAGTTCGCCGTGAAGCCTCGCGTAAATCTCGCCCCGTTTTGCGCCGGGCCACAACACGATCTTCTCGTGCAGGCCGCGCAATGTCTCCGCCGCTTCCTTGCAACGGAGTCAGATCAAAATCATTTTGTCGTCCTACCTACCGCCAGACCCCAGATGTCATTATCCCGTAAACCGATGGAATACTCTACGCCATGAGTTATGGATAGTTGACGAACAAAACATGAACAAGTATCCTTGCGTTCATGGTGAAAAAGAGCCTTCAGGATAAACTTGCCATCTTATCGGATGCGGCAAAATACGATGCATCTTGTGCGTCAAGCGGTGGTGAGAGACGCGATGCAAGGAGGGGTGGTGTCGGATCGTCGGGAGGGGTAGGGATTTGCCATGCGTACACGCCGGATGGGCGCTGTATCAGCCTGCTGAAAATTCTTATGACCAATTTCTGCATCTTCGACTGTGCCTATTGCATAAACCGGGTCAGCTCCAACGTGGAACGGGCGCGGTTCTCAGTCGAGGAAGTTGTCTCGCTCACGCTGGAGTTTTATCGGCGCAATTACATTGAGGGCCTGTTCTTGTCTTCGGGCATCATCAAGTCATCCGACCAGACCATGTCTGATATGGTGCGCATCGCGCGGACACTGAGGGAGGATCATGGCTTCCACGGCTATATCCATCTCAAGACGATTCCCGATGCCAGTCCGGAGTTGATCCGGGAAGCCGGGGTTTGGGCTGATCGGCTATCGATTAATGTCGAATTGCCGGAGGACGCAAGTGTGCGCAAATTCGCGCCGGAAAAACGTCCTGAAACCATCCGCGGTGCGATGGCACAGGTACGTCTCGAAGGTGAGGCAGCAAAAGATAAGACCCATACCGGGCGCAAGCCGCGTCGGTTTGCACCGGCCGGGCAAAGCACGCAGATGATCATCGGCGCGGATGGGGCAGACGATGTGACCATTCTTAAAATGTCAACACGGCTTTACAGTGGTTACAAGCTGCGTCGGGTTTATTATTCGGCGTTCTCCCCGATCCCGGATGCCTCGGCGGCTCTACCTCTGATCCAGCCTCCGCTTCTGCGTGAACACCGCCTATATCAGGCAGATTGGCTTTTGCGCTTTTATGGTTTTACCGCCGAGGAAATCGCCACCGGCACGACGGCAGGGCATCTCGATCTGGAACTTGACCCAAAACTTGCCTGGGCCATGCAGCATCGTGGCCTGTTTCCTTTGGATGTAAACCGTGCAAGTCGTGAATTGCTGTTGCGTGTTCCGGGTTTTGGCACACGGACTGTGGATCGCATAATCGTTGCCCGCCGGAATTGCGGTTTAAGATACGAGGATTTGTTGCGGATAGGGGCCAACATGAACAAGGCACGCCCCTTTATCCTAGCACCTGGATGGTCGCCGGGGCGGCTCATCGATAACGTTGATTTACGCGCACGATTTGCACCTCCCGCTGAGCAACTGCGGTTATTATGATCTATTCCGTTAAACTACCCGACCGCGGCACCTTCGATGCATGGCGGGAGATGGCGCGCATCGCGATATCACATGGTATTGAGCCAAATGATATCGATTGGAGCGGAGCGGGCGGATTGTTTGAGGAAATGCCGCTCCCCAACGCACCTGGTGAACATCGTATAAGTGTTACGCGGGGGTTTTTGAAACTTGCGCAGTCAGTCATATGGCATTCGAATCCGGAACGGTTCAGACTGCTCTATCAGGCGTTATGGCGGCTTGACTGCAACGCGGGAGACCCTTTGAGCCAGGCTGACCCGCTTGGGCGGCAATTGCATCTCATGGCAAAATCGGTTGGCCGCGATATCCACAAGATGCATGCTTTCGTACGGTTTCGCGAATTACCTGAGACTGGGTTGCGTCGTCGCTTTGCAGCCTGGTTTGAGCCGGAGCATAATATAGTCGAGCCGGGTAGTTTCTTTTTCGCAAAGCGTTTCGCGGATATGGACTGGGTGATCGCCACGCCAAGGCTTACAGCTCGATTTGAGGCTGGCAGACTTAGTTACCATCCAGGCAGTACACGTCCAGACTTATCGGAAGATGCCACCGAAACGCTTTGGGGCACCTATTTCGCCAACATCTTCAATCCAGCACGGGTAAAGCTGAATGCGATGCGCTCTGAAATGCCGAAGAAGTATTGGAAGAACCTGCCCGAAACGCGCCTGATTCCGGATATGTTACGAGATGCCGAGGCGCGGGTAGAGCGAATGCGCGTGGCTGCAGAAACGTCACCGGCGGCTGGCGCAGTGGCGATTTCGACCCGTTATCGCGCTGCAATGCCGCAAGCGCCAGAATTCCCTCAGACAATGATCGAAGCGCGAGCGGCTTCCGGACATTGTCGTCGATGTGGATTATGCGAGGCCTCAACCCAGACTGTTTGGGGTGAGGGCGCGGAAGACGCTAAGCTCATGGTTGTAGGAGAACAGCCGGGTGATCGTGAGGATCTTGAAGGTCGGCCTTTCGTAGGTCCGGCAGGTCACCTCTTGCGTGAAACCATGGTTGCTGCAGGAGTGGAAGTCGAGCAGACATGGCTGACCAATGCAGTTAAGCACTTCAAGTTCGCGCCGCGCGGCAAGCGTCGCCTGCATCAAAATCCCGACCGGAACGAAATTATGCATTGTCGCTGGTGGCTGGGGCTCGAATTGGCTTTCATTCGTCCACGAATGGTGATGGCGCTCGGAGCGTCTGCGGCTTTCGCGCTAACAAATAATGACGCTCCACTGACGTCCCGGCGAGGGAAAGTGGAAACTGGCTTACACGGTGGACCGGTAATGGTTTCCTGGCATCCTTCCTATATTTTGCGACTATCTGACCAAGTCATGAGCGAACGGACGAGACGTGAATTGATCACAGATATTACTCACGCAGCGCGGATTGCGGTGGCCGATTGATCCGTGAATGTTTTTGCATCACTCCATAAGATCGCCCTGAATCCCAATCATGTTTGGGGTCAGAAGAGATCAATAAAAGGAAGCCGCCGACGCGTTCGGTGTGTTAGCTCACTTATAGCAGTGGCCATTGCTGCTCCAATGTCGGCACTTGCCGTAATTCCCTGAACGAAAGGTTGGTCGTGCATCAGATATGGCAGCGCGCCGAACGCAATCTTGCCACATGCAATGTCCGGTGCCAGCAGAGTGTAGTCGTCTGCCACGTCCGGAATATCCTCTCCAACCGAAACAAGTTGCCGACGCAGTGACGGAAATGGCAGGTCCTTCGTCTTGAGTGGCTTCTGGCCACGAGCGTCGATGAACACGTCGAATGTCCGCATTTGTGAGCCAATGGCGATGACGGTATGATCCTCCCTTACGTCCATGTCGTAATCGTGCCCAAGTTCGAGGACATCTATTAGGCTGGCCTTGCGCAGCGCCAGTAGTCTGCGGATCGATTCCGAAGGGATTGCGGCATAGTTGTCGACGAAGACCTTGCAGAGTCCTGTATCAAAACGCTCGCGGTCCTCTTCATTGAGATGCGGGACGATCTCCTGCACGACCTCGTGCAGACGGAGGATTGTATAGCGCCAGGGTACGGTATGCTTCTCTTGCTTGTTGAGCTCGACTTCTTTGAGATTGTATTCTGCCCAGCGGAACGCATCATGGTTTTGCCGGTCAGCAAAGTAGGCGTCTGCGAAGCTGTCAGCGTCAAGCTTTGAAAGCGAAACACGCTCGCTCCAGGCTGGATCGGCGTCCTCGATTTCGCGCGCGACCAGGGCAAATATCCTGTCAAGCAAACCATTGACACCCCGCTCGATCTCTCTGTTGATCGCGTGATCTGTGGCGATCTGCAAGGGCTCATACGGGATCGGGCAATAAAAATCCGCTTCTGGCAGGATGCCAGAACGGGACATAAGCGTTATCACCAGACCTTTACTGTCCGGGTCAAGGTCGAAGCGCAGGTTGTCGTTATCCTCCTCAATGAAGCTTCCATGTTGGGCAACGACCGCCATTGCTGCGTCGATGGCGCTAAGTGATGTTCCCATAATACCCACTTTACACGCAGGTATCCTAGCTTCGATCAGTCCAGACCAAGGGCTGGGAAAATAACTGCGCGTTGCCTTTTCATCATCGGGCCAGACGTGGCCGGTGGCGATGACGACGAGATCGAAGAGTTTCGAAACCAGCTGGCCTGCAGACCAGAGCTTTACACCATTGGTGGTGGCTTCGATATCCGTGACCTCGCTGGATTCGTGCACTTCGACTGCAAATCCTGTTCGACGCGCTGCCTCGACAAGAGCCAGAAACTGATCCCGGAAATATTCGCCCAGCAGTATGCGAGGCAGGAATTGTCGATCATGAAGACCTTCCTTGTCGACCAGGTATCGAGCGAGACGCGTCTCATCCTGCTCGCGCAGCCAGTCCAGATAGGTCGATGTAATCGGCGGTATCTCGATGCTGGCGATGTTGGCAAGCATCATCCGGCTGTTGTCATCGTCATTATAAGGCATGCCTACGCCAGCTTCGTCTTCCTTCTCGTAGATCGAGATGGACATTGGCTCTGCGAATTTGAGCAGCGAAAAGAAAGTATAGATCCCGGTCGGACCGGTGCCGACGATAGCAATGTTCTTCATGGGCGATTACCAATTGCTCCACATTCCAATACGCGCAGTAAACGGCCCGGCTGGGCCGGGCCACTTGTGTTTGCACTTCGAACATATCTTCACATCAATTGTATGCTGCGAGATCAGAGCTTGACGGTATCTTCACGCGCCCATAAGCGGAGCTTACGGCAAGACGCGACGAAATCGGTGGCCGCCCTTGCATTCTCGAGTGGGATCAGCCCTTCGTCCATTTCGGGCTCGATACCGGCCTGGGCGAGCAGCGGCATTGCGCCTGCGGTAAAGCCAATGAACTTGCAGTGGGCAAAAGCGTCTGCAACAAAGTCTCTTGCAGTGGACTCGCCGATGAGCCGGTTGGCCGCTTCTTTAGATAACACAAGCGCTACAGCATCAAACAATACGGATGGACCACCGTCAATCATATGGTCGGCCTCCATCCAATCGCCGCTGGATGCTTCGAAACCTCCGACCGTCGGCGCAACCAGTTCTACCATCCCGCCTTCCTTCTCCGCGGCGTGCCGCATATCCTTGAGCACCTGCGCATCCGTGCCATCGGCGATAAGCACGCCGATCTTTCTGCCCTTGAAGCTGCCGGGTCCGTTCTCGATAATGCTGAGCGCGGGAGACGGAGCAAGATCGTCGCGCACGGGCACCATCGCATCCGCAGCCTTCGGCATCTTGCGGATGCCGAGCTTGCCGGCAACCGTTTCCGCAAGGTTGGCATCGATATTCAGCAGATGAGATACAACACGCTCGTGGATCACAGGTGTTTCCACCTTCGATAGTTCGAAGGTCAGCGCCATCGCAATATGCTTCTGTTCCACCGCGGTCTGGCTCAGATAGAACTGACGCGCCTGGCTGTAATGGTCGGCGAAGCTCTCCGGTCTAAGGCGAACTTTCTGTCCGTCTTCCTGCGCTGCAAAGGACCGGAATCCGCGCCTGGGGTCGGGCCTCGGTCCTTCGCCCCAGGAATTAGGCTGGTAATTTGCTCGTCCGACAGGGTTGCGCATCGCCATATGGCCGTCCTGCTGGAGATGGTGGAACGGGCACTTCGGCGCATTGATCGGGATATGTGTGAAATTGGGGCTACCCAATCTTTTCAACTGCGTGTCGAGATAGGAGAAGTTGCGACCCTGAAGCAGCGGGTCATTGGAGAAATCGATGCCAGGGGGGGACGTTCTGCGTCATGAACGCAACCTGTTCGGTTTCGGCGAAGAAATGTCCGGCATCCGATCCAGCACCAGCCGTCCGACCGGGACAGGCTTGATGACTTCTTCCGGGATCAGCTTCGTCGGGTCGAGCACATCGAAATCGAAACTGTCGGCGAAGTCCTGATCGAAGAGCTGCACGCACAGTTCCCATTCCGGAAAGTCGCCAGCTTGTATTGCAGTCCACAGATCGCGGCGATGAAAGTCTGGATCCGCACCGTTGATTTTGACCGCCTCGTTCCAGACAACCGATTGGAGACCAAGCTTTGGCTTCCAGATGAATTTGACGAAAGTCGACTCGTCCCTGGCACTCACGAAGCGGAACGTATGAACGCCAAACCCTTCCATGAAGCGGAAGGAGCGCGGTATGGCGCGATCCGACATGACCCACATGATCATATGCATGGACTCTGGCGTCAAACTGATGAAGTCCCAGAAATTATCATGGGCTGACTGGGCCTGCGGAAAAGCCCGGTCAGGCTCCTCCTTGACGGCATGGACCATATCGGGAAACCGGATGGCGTCCTGGATGAAGAACACGGGAATGTTGTTGCCGACAATATCCCAGTTGCCTTCCTCGGTGTATATCTTGACGGCGAAGCCGCGCACATCCCGGGCAAGGTCGAACGAACCCTTCGATCCGGCGACCGTGGAAAAACGGACGAAGACTGGCGTCTTCTCGCCAACCCGTTGGAAAATGTCTGCGCGCGTATATTCGCTGAGAGACTTTGTCGTCTCGAAATAGCCATGCGCGCCGTAGCCCCGCGCATGAACCACGCGTTCGGGAATACGCTCATGGTCGAAGTGAAAGATTTTTTCCCGGAAATGAAAATCCTCAATCAGCGTAGGACCAGGCGCACCGACCTTGAGCGTATTGAGGTCATCCGAAACCGGCCCGCCTTGGGCAGTGGTCATGACCGGCGTCTTGTCCTCGGCGAGTTGATGAAGATCTCCGCTTGGGCCGGCTTCGAGCTTTTGGTCATGAATTTTGAGTGATTTTTGCACATTTGCGGCTTTGTCGGTGGCTGACATAGCTGGCTCCCGTCCGTTATGTGATCTCTATACAAATTGGCAAGGGTGCCGAGTGGCACCCTTGCTTCATCATTAGGCCGCTTTAGCGCGTTGGTTGGCCGAAGCATCCGCAAGTTTCTTCAGATCGCTGTCCGTTTTGGACTCTTCCTGAAGCGTCTGATCGAGAAGCTTCGCTGCATCGCTCAGGCCAAGTTCTTGTGCCCACCGCTTCAAAGTTCCATATCGGGTGATTTCGTAGTGCTCGACCGCTTGCGCGGATGAGATCAGGCCAGCGTCGAGCGCCGCAGTATCCCTGAACTCCTCCATGATCTCCTCGCCTTCGGCGATGATCCCTTCGATGGCGTCGCAGGTTTTGCCTCTCGCTGCCTTGCCCATGATCTCGAACACCTGGACAAGTCGTTCGACATGGCCTTCCGTCTCTTCGCGATGCTTCTCGAAAGCAGCCTTCAGATCTTCCGACTGCGCCGCACGTTTCATCTTCGGCAAAGCCTTCAGAATTTTGCGCTCAGCGTAATAGATGTCCTTGAGAGTGTCGTGGAAGAGGTCTTCAAGGGTCTTTTCCTTTGCCATGGTACTTCTCCTCTCATGAATTGTCGGATCGATATTTGTAGCCCGAAGACCGCTAAGTTCGCGGAAAAATGTGAGAATTGGCCAGTGTTCCGGTTCAAAGCGGGCATCTCTACCCGTCTTTTAACGCAATGTGATAGTTTAAGTTCCGTGGCTAGGCCTGTCCGTCGTGGAATGATTTGAGACTTTTTGTGCTCTTGAAGATTGGAGTTTCCGGCTTGTTTTGCGGGTTGATTTAAGCTGCTTTGGCCTGGTGGTTTAAGCGGCGTTTTCTGATGGTGTCTCGTTTGATCCTTTCGCGTTCGATTAGGATGGTCTGTCCACGTCGGAAGTCAACGTCAGCCGGGGTGAGATTGTCGAGGCTCTCGTGGTATCTGCGATGATTGTAGTGATCGACGAAGGCTGCGATCTGGGCTTCGAGGTCCTGCTTGAAGAAGTAGTTTTCGAGCAGGATGCGGTTCTTGAGCGTCTGGTGCCAGCGTTCGATCTTGCCCTGCGTTTGCGGATGACCGGGAGCGCCATGGCCTTGGCTGATTTTGTATTTGTCCAGCCAGTCACCAAGGTCGGAAGCGACGTAACACGAAGCGTTGTCCGACAGCAGGCGGGGACGGTGTTCGACCTTGACCTTATCGCAGCCTGAAGTTGCCAGTGCCAGGTCGAGTGTATCGGTGACATCCTCGACTTTCATGCTGGTGCACAGTTTCCAGGCGATGATGTAACGGGAATAGTCATCAAGGATGGTCGACAAATAAAACCAGCCGCAACCGACAACTTTCAGATAGGTGAAGTCGGTCTGCCACATTTCATTCGGC
Proteins encoded:
- a CDS encoding DUF4231 domain-containing protein, yielding MEPEKFPALYRSADGSSADAQSTYLWLIRLQYFFLTVAATISMWFGNSPDLYILYALVLAASTGLLLYMAVQKPEKEWYGCRALAESIKTSTWRYMMRAEPFEDAPKLSAVAEKFSDFLKAILDANSHVRDSISRRPVTGDQITTEMDTVRALPLADRVQKYLTDRITDQREWYVAKVRWNRGRFRLWIAISVIVQGIAIALALVRIRHDPAWMIWPTEPLLVMASSAIGWIQLKKFNELASAYSLTAHEIGILQTRLVTIDSEEKFSAFVNEAERAFSREHTQWVARQIENVP
- a CDS encoding putative DNA modification/repair radical SAM protein: MKKSLQDKLAILSDAAKYDASCASSGGERRDARRGGVGSSGGVGICHAYTPDGRCISLLKILMTNFCIFDCAYCINRVSSNVERARFSVEEVVSLTLEFYRRNYIEGLFLSSGIIKSSDQTMSDMVRIARTLREDHGFHGYIHLKTIPDASPELIREAGVWADRLSINVELPEDASVRKFAPEKRPETIRGAMAQVRLEGEAAKDKTHTGRKPRRFAPAGQSTQMIIGADGADDVTILKMSTRLYSGYKLRRVYYSAFSPIPDASAALPLIQPPLLREHRLYQADWLLRFYGFTAEEIATGTTAGHLDLELDPKLAWAMQHRGLFPLDVNRASRELLLRVPGFGTRTVDRIIVARRNCGLRYEDLLRIGANMNKARPFILAPGWSPGRLIDNVDLRARFAPPAEQLRLL
- a CDS encoding UdgX family uracil-DNA binding protein (This protein belongs to the uracil DNA glycosylase superfamily, members of which act in excision repair of DNA. However, it belongs more specifically to UdgX branch, whose founding member was found to bind uracil in DNA (where it does not belong), without cleaving it, appears to promote DNA repair by a pathway involving RecA, rather than base excision.), which translates into the protein MIYSVKLPDRGTFDAWREMARIAISHGIEPNDIDWSGAGGLFEEMPLPNAPGEHRISVTRGFLKLAQSVIWHSNPERFRLLYQALWRLDCNAGDPLSQADPLGRQLHLMAKSVGRDIHKMHAFVRFRELPETGLRRRFAAWFEPEHNIVEPGSFFFAKRFADMDWVIATPRLTARFEAGRLSYHPGSTRPDLSEDATETLWGTYFANIFNPARVKLNAMRSEMPKKYWKNLPETRLIPDMLRDAEARVERMRVAAETSPAAGAVAISTRYRAAMPQAPEFPQTMIEARAASGHCRRCGLCEASTQTVWGEGAEDAKLMVVGEQPGDREDLEGRPFVGPAGHLLRETMVAAGVEVEQTWLTNAVKHFKFAPRGKRRLHQNPDRNEIMHCRWWLGLELAFIRPRMVMALGASAAFALTNNDAPLTSRRGKVETGLHGGPVMVSWHPSYILRLSDQVMSERTRRELITDITHAARIAVAD
- a CDS encoding FAD-NAD(P)-binding protein, which codes for MKNIAIVGTGPTGIYTFFSLLKFAEPMSISIYEKEDEAGVGMPYNDDDNSRMMLANIASIEIPPITSTYLDWLREQDETRLARYLVDKEGLHDRQFLPRILLGEYFRDQFLALVEAARRTGFAVEVHESSEVTDIEATTNGVKLWSAGQLVSKLFDLVVIATGHVWPDDEKATRSYFPSPWSGLIEARIPACKVGIMGTSLSAIDAAMAVVAQHGSFIEEDNDNLRFDLDPDSKGLVITLMSRSGILPEADFYCPIPYEPLQIATDHAINREIERGVNGLLDRIFALVAREIEDADPAWSERVSLSKLDADSFADAYFADRQNHDAFRWAEYNLKEVELNKQEKHTVPWRYTILRLHEVVQEIVPHLNEEDRERFDTGLCKVFVDNYAAIPSESIRRLLALRKASLIDVLELGHDYDMDVREDHTVIAIGSQMRTFDVFIDARGQKPLKTKDLPFPSLRRQLVSVGEDIPDVADDYTLLAPDIACGKIAFGALPYLMHDQPFVQGITASADIGAAMATAISELTHRTRRRLPFIDLF
- a CDS encoding ferritin-like domain-containing protein; its protein translation is MAKEKTLEDLFHDTLKDIYYAERKILKALPKMKRAAQSEDLKAAFEKHREETEGHVERLVQVFEIMGKAARGKTCDAIEGIIAEGEEIMEEFRDTAALDAGLISSAQAVEHYEITRYGTLKRWAQELGLSDAAKLLDQTLQEESKTDSDLKKLADASANQRAKAA